ATGCTCATGCATACAAAATATATCCATAAACTTTCCTGTCATGCGAACACTGCATGGATAATCAATAGATCAATGCGTCAGCTACTCCTCGCTAAAGCTTCGGAGCTTGCTGCTGGTCTCCCCTTCACCCGTAGACGAGGTTTCATCGAACCGCAACGATCGGCTGGCTGACATCAGCCTGAAGTACTCAGATGTACCGGGCACTTCGATGTTCCTTGAGGCATTCAGATCCGCATGGAGTTCGAAGCCACAGTTCAGGCATTTGAATACCGAGCCATGCCTGTTGTTTTTATTTACATAGCCA
This genomic interval from Thermoplasma sp. Kam2015 contains the following:
- a CDS encoding zinc ribbon domain-containing protein: GYVNKNNRHGSVFKCLNCGFELHADLNASRNIEVPGTSEYFRLMSASRSLRFDETSSTGEGETSSKLRSFSEE